A window of the Brassica napus cultivar Da-Ae chromosome C5, Da-Ae, whole genome shotgun sequence genome harbors these coding sequences:
- the LOC106398795 gene encoding uncharacterized protein LOC106398795, with product MRNKLEAKSVKGMFIGYSYTQKGYKCYIPNSRRVMVSRDVKFVESKGYYEEKSWENLQDLPQGPSDRANNLRIILESLGISQPRSSEVPRTFPSPPYAGKNEEASPVVETSHHDPEGGNEPESQPQEGDNLASTHDQDGDESDKSSEDQCNGDQGQEESVVERQQIQPLRMSTRVKKPSKWVDTRMYFNSNAAAHPIQATCSLASYPQEHVAFISNLDQEYVPKTYEETMEHEEWRESVGDEVGAMIKIDTWYETELPKGKKAVTSRLLFTIKYLANGKPERKKTRLMDVKNAFLQGELEDEVYMRPPPGSDKESIISTKAFLKSTFDIKDLGELKYFQGIEICRSKEGLFLSQRKYALDLLNEAWKLGAKVAKTPLEEGYKVLREGEFEDKLFGDFKLYRRMVGKLIYLTITRPDICFAVNQVSQHMQAPKVHHWNMVERIMRYIREAPGQGVWMGCNKSTEIVGYCDADWAGDRVDRRSTTCYCTFIGGNLVTCKSKKQKVVSCSSAEAEYRAMRKLTSELIWIRNLLRDLGIETSTPITMHCDNQAAIHIASNSVRQAVEQKIILPCYTRSEYQLADIFTKGASTKVCEFIHPRLGLIDLDRS from the exons atgagaaacaagctagaagccaAGAGTGTCAAGGgcatgtttattggatactccTACACACAGAAAGGTTATAAGTGCTACATTCCTAATTCAAGAAGAGTTATGGTCTCAAGGGATGTTAAGTTTGTGGAATCTAAGGGGTACTATGAGGAAAAGAGTTGGGAAAACCTTCAAGACCTTCCACAAGGACCTTCAGATAGGGCAAACAACTTGAGAATCATTCTGGAGAGTCTTGGCATCAGTCAGCCTCGGAGCAGTGAGGTGCCAAGGACTTTTCCCTCAccaccatatgctggaaaaaaTGAAGAAGCATCACCAGTTGTTGAAACATCCCATCATGATCCTGAGGGGGGCAATGAACCTGAATCACAGCCGCAAGAAGGAGATAATTTAGCAAGTACACATGATCAAGATGGAGATGAATCTGATAAGTCTAGTGAAGATCAGTGTAATGGAGATCAAGGACAGGAAGAGTCAGTGGTAGAAAGGCAACAGATTCAACCATTGAGAATGAGTACAAGAGTGAAGAAACCATCCAAGTGGGTCGACACCAGAATGTACTTCAACAGCAATGCAGCGGCTCACCCTATCCAAGCAACCTGTTCTTTGGCAAGTTACCCTCAGGAGCATGTAGCCTTCATTAGCAATCTGGATCAAGAGTATGTTCCAAAGACTTACGAAGAAACCATGGAGCATGAAGAGTGGAGAGAGTCAGTTGGAGATGAAGTTGGTGCCATGATCAAGAttgatacttggtatgaaacTGAGCTTCCTAAAGGAAAAAAAGCCGTTACAAGCCGCCTGCTCTTCACCATCAAATATCTTGCCAATGGAAAACCagaaaggaagaagacaaggctg ATGGATGTCAAGAATgcttttcttcaaggagagctagaggatGAGGTTTACATGAGGCCACCTCCGG gaagtgacaaGGAAAGTATCATCTCTACTAAAGCTTTTCTTAAATCTACctttgatattaaagatttgggtgagCTAAAGTACTTTCAAGGGATAGAAATATGCCGCTCTAAAGAGGGGCTTTTCTTATCTCAAAGAAAGTATGCACTTGATCTTTTAAATGAGGCATGGAAGCTTGGAGCAAAAGTAGCTAAaacaccacttgaagaaggctacaaagtcttgcgtgagggggagtttgAAGACAAACTATTTGGAGACTTCAAGCTCTATAGGAGGATGGTTGGGAAGTTGATCTATCTCACCATTACAAGACCagacatctgttttgctgtgaaccaagttagccagcatatgcaagcacCGAAGGTTCATCATTGGAATATGGTGGAAAGGATCATGAGATACATAAGGGAGGCTCCGGGTCAAGgtgtttggatgggttgcaacaAGAGCACAGAGattgtgggatattgtgatgcagattgggctggtgatagagtgGATAGGAGGTCTACTACATGTTATTGCACCTTCATCGGAGGCAATCTAGTTACGTGCAAaagcaagaagcaaaaggtggtatcatgttcaagtgctgaggcagaaTATAGAGCAATGAGGAAGCTGACAAGTGAGCTCATTTGGATCAGAAACTTGCTAAGAGACTTGGGCATAGAGACATCAACACCAATTACCATGCACTGTGATAACCAGGCGGCCATTCATATAGCTtcaaactca gtgagacaagctgTGGAGCAGAAGATCATTCTACCTTGCTACACTAGAAGTGAATACCagctagctgatatcttcaccaaagGAGCAAGTACTAAAGTCTGTGAGTTCATTCATCcgagattgggactcatagacctGGATAGATCATGA
- the LOC106397561 gene encoding uncharacterized protein LOC106397561 isoform X1, whose protein sequence is MSNPRVFFSDLKSGKCSSAVEARLLRFWEAKNVKRCGELMWVDLLLIDVNSTMMQATIYANRLSRFRSKLAAGTMFTISGFDVTRCAQNFRLTDSPLMIRFNDSTAFDELTKPVSPLPEEGFRFLDHSELIGLANTNAHLPDIVGEITAVKSNVSGTPGEKSRLMASWQPSNWIRIQRSP, encoded by the exons ATGTCTAATCCGAGGGTTTTCTTCTCAGACCTCAAGTCCGGCAAGTGCTCATCCGCTGTTGAAGCTCGGCTTCTGCGGTTCTGGGAGGCGAAAAATGTCAAACGCTGTGGGGAGCTGATGTGGGTCGACTTGCTCTTGATTGACGTCAAC TCGACAATGATGCAGGCCACCATCTATGCTAACCGCCTTTCAAGGTTCCGTTCCAAACTCGCCGCCGGGACGATGTTCACCATCTCTGGATTTGATGTGACTCGATGTGCTCAGAATTTCAGACTTACCGACTCTCCTCTGATGATCCGGTTCAATGATTCCACCGCCTTTGATGAGCTAACCAAGCCGGTTAGTCCATTACCTGAAGAAGGATTCCGGTTCCTTGATCACTCCGAATTGATTGGTCTAGCCAACACGAATGCACATCTACCAG ACATTGTAGGTGAGATCACTGCAGTGAAGAGTAATGTGAGTGGTACTCCTGGAGAAAAGAGTCGACTCATGGCAAGTTGGCAACCATCAAACTGGATAA GGATTCAACGGTCACCTTAA
- the LOC106397561 gene encoding uncharacterized protein LOC106397561 isoform X2 has translation MHGDPKVVVATSINPKMIGGGLFLNATSGTHVYFDKETKAGEYYFYKLVARDNGVSSAAPLLKGYAKVETLTISELTSFVASAQPQDIDFVCTGKVVRLDVDKGWCYVACAKCSKKLQRTVSALECLRCNNPNAVGVLRYRLELAIADSTAEGTFVCFDGVMTKLHNRKNYVMYDN, from the exons ATGCATGGTGACCCCAAAGTTGTTGTTGCAACCAGCATTAATCCAAAGATGATTGGAGGTGGTTTGTTCTTAAATGCAACATCTGGAACACATGTCTACTTTGACAAGGAGACTAAGGCAGGGGAGTACTACTTCTATAAATTGGTCGCTAGGGACAATGGAGTCTCATCTGCTGCACCATTGCTGAAAGGATATGCAAAGGTGGAGACCTTGACCATATCGGAACTTACAAGTTTTGTCGCCTCTGCTCAACCACAG GACATTGACTTTGTCTGCACCGGGAAAGTGGTTCGACTGGACGTGGACAAGGGATGGTGTTACGTTGCATGCGCTAAATGCAGTAAAAAATTGCAGCGTACAGTCTCTGCTTTGGAGTGTTTGCGATGTAATAATCCCAATGCTGTCGGAGTTCTTCG TTACCGTCTGGAGTTGGCAATCGCTGATAGCACTGCTGAAGGTACATTCGTGTGTTTTGATGGTGTGATGACTAAGCTGCATAATCGTAAAAATTATGTAATGTATGACAATTAA